DNA sequence from the Lysinibacillus sp. OF-1 genome:
TCAGAACTATCGCTAGCGCATGAAGTAGCGGAAGAAATTATCGCCTGTATCCATGAGCATCAAGCAGCACTGATGGTACCATAAAAAAAGTGCGATCTAGAAGATCGCACTTTTCATATATAAATCTTAATTGCTTGAATAAATTCATATATAAAATAACCAGCAAAACCAATCAATAAGAATCCTGCAACAATTGTAAATGTCTTAATCATCTTACGGTTCATAGCTTTTCGAGTGACTGACACAATGGTCAGCAAACCGATGTCGTGGAGTAAAATACCGCTAAGAACGCCAGCAGCAATAATTAAAAAGTTTGTCGGCTGTCCTTGTCCATAAGATTTAGCTAGCACTACACCAAATACATTGACCCAAAATACAAGATTACCAGGCGAAATTGCGACCAATAAGCCATTAAAATAAGAGGCAAAAAACGATTTGGTTACTTTTTCTCCTGCTAATGTAATATCATGGTCTGCATTCTTGATAGAATCATAGCCTAACAAGAATAAAAAGCCTGCTCCAATAATCCACATAGGAAGTTGGACCATCGGCATAGCCAAAATAGAGGCTAGTCCCATGTATAA
Encoded proteins:
- a CDS encoding LysE family translocator, giving the protein MSLYVAYVLVGLAIAMPVGAITVEMTKQGLKNGFMHGWAVGLGGMTIDIVLVFALYMGLASILAMPMVQLPMWIIGAGFLFLLGYDSIKNADHDITLAGEKVTKSFFASYFNGLLVAISPGNLVFWVNVFGVVLAKSYGQGQPTNFLIIAAGVLSGILLHDIGLLTIVSVTRKAMNRKMIKTFTIVAGFLLIGFAGYFIYEFIQAIKIYI